ttttaaattaggctttaaattttaaaatattttaattgagtctTTAAAAATAGTATTCTGTCAATTATCACATTTCATTATCCTTGCAgtgaatttagggtttaaatgtCTAGGTTATATATGATACAAAAtaagtataatgataaatttagttctcaatatttatatttttttcaatttcattcttcttatcaatttagttttaaaattgaccattaacctttaaaaaatttaaattgttatttttaatgaaaatacttattaaaatattattttttaaacataaaatccacacatatttatgttaattttttgtattttatataatattttaatttttaaatattttataattttaaattatttgttggtataatatataaaatatataatatcatgtGAGAAGTACAAGACTGTAATATGAATtgttacattaatattattaaaaattcatattttaattaatatttttactaaaaaacgACTTTACGtttggttaaaattaaatttaacttttaaatataaagataaaattagtaAGAAATGGTAACATTGAAActtaaatttgttatatttagtaTATGAACACTTGATGTGacattataacaaaataaataatataaataaaatttaataaagttatttttttgaCCTATTAAATCTAGACacgtgtttaaaattaaaaaatgatttgaagTTGAAGACGGAGACATAATTTGAACCCAACTGATGCAATTAACCCTTATCTATTTAAAAATGTGTTCATAAAGAGACCGGTGACCGGTGGCGCGAACAGCGAGTCGGCTATTCCTATATATAAAATGCAGAACTTTAAAGTCATTTCGGAACTATAGAGTGCGGTGCCGTGAAAAGccactctctctctctcctttGTTTCTATAGTTTTTGATTAATTCCTGCCCGAAGCAAAGATAATGGAATCCAACGAATTTGAACatctcttttttctttgatcCATCATAAAGATCCCCCTTTTTCTTCGTTTCTGAATACCCAAATCTCTCAACTTTGTTTTAGCTTCCAACTTTAAGTTTTCAAGCTCCATTTTTTGCTTAAAAAGTTTGGATTTTTAATGGACTGTTCATTTGAAGTTGCAAAAACGGAGATATGTTTGGCGTTTTATGTTGTTTAATTGTTTGCAGTGAGAGTAACCTCTTGTTCCTTTGGTgagaacagaaaaaaaaaaagtggtgtGTGTGTGCTTTAAAAGCCAAGATGAGGTTTTTGCTGCTTTGTTCAACGGGGCCACCGATCAAACGAAGGGCAGGATTGAGAATAAAACAGGCGGGTCGAGGGTCATACCGAGGAAGCTAGAGGAAGGTTAAAATTGAGTTTAGTGTGAGTATTTGGTTTTAGAGTGTAACAGAAATCTGtggttttttcttttagttgAATATAAGTTGAAGAAAAATGGCGAATACTGCTTTAAGGCAGTTGTTGAAGAGTTTTTGCACTAATTCACTTTGGAAATATGCTGTGCTTTGGAGGCTCAGGCACCGAAGCCCCATGTAAGTTTCtcttttgaatagttataaGCGATCACGTAGTGCTACTAATCTTGTGTTAAACCTGAAATTCAACTTGTTTCCATGTCTTGGTGTAGGTTGGGTggctttattttctttgaagtACTACTAGTTTTAGGCATAAACTGCTCTTATTAgtacaatttttaatgcaaatgaTCTCTTTCATAGTTCTTATGCCAACTCtggatttgttttctttttctttttctttttaatatggCAAAAGCATTCATTTAGACTGTTGTCATGAATCtagtttttgttaaattaacCCCCCCCCATGCATTATCTGTGGGGTTAACTTTGTGTGTTGATTGCAGGGTTTTGACCTGGGAAGATGGGTATTGTGTTTATCCAATACCAAGAAAATCTGTGGAAAGTTTCTCAACTGATGTTTATTCTAACAGTGAGAATATCCCATCACACTTTGAAATGAGCATCCGTGATGGCCGTTATGGAGAAGGATACCCAATTGGCCTGTTAGTGGATCATATGCCGCATCTTAAATATGCATGGGGAGAGGGGTAAAATGTTGCTCTCTACTTTAGTGTCCCAAGTAGTATTCTGTTCTTGTGATACAATAAtattcttgtttttctttcgGTCTATTAAAAGTACCCTCAATAATGGCCCTTCCTGACAGGAAGTTTTAGTGTTAAAGTTCAGGAAATTTTTCATGCTGGCTTTCATGCTACCCTTATCCTAGATTTATGGTTTTGCACATCACCATCTGCCAGCACCTCTCTGTCTCTGTTGCTTGGGAATATGTAGCATGCCAAACTGTACAATTGCAAGGTGGTTCTTTAGTGATTAGAACTACTATTGATTTCGGATCTCTATACTTACAGGTTTGTTGGTAAAGTAGCATATACGGGGAAGCATTGTTGGGTTTCCTATGATGATATTTTCGCTGGCAAAGCTAACTCGAAGTTAGTTCCCGAggtaaatttcttttaaagatATAGGATGCATTTAAGATGGTTGAGTTCTGCTAATGATGGATAACATACACTTGAACTTACCGGTGTTATTTTTCAATTGTTAGTATCCGGAGGAATGGTTACTTCAGTTTGCATCAGGAATCAAGGTAATATAATCCTGGACTGCACTTTACTAGCTACTCTAGATACATGCTTCTGTTTGCACACTGGTACACTTGTTTGGATGTGTTAATTGGTGTTGGTTTGATGGTGAAGTTAATACCCCATTGTATACCTTTAAAATGGATATGGTGTTGATAATTTGTGATGCTCCTGCAGACAATAGTGCTCGTACCTGTGCTTCCACATGGAGTTCTGCAGCTTGGTTCATTGGAGATGGTGtgtattttttttcacaatttgtCTTATTGGCTGTAATAATATCCTGTGTCTCTGTCAGTTGTAGAGTCGTAGACGTAGTCACCTAAACCATGTAAGAGCACCAGGATGGTTTCTAGCTCATGATTTCCTAAAGTGTGGTATTGAGACCCATGTGAACAGCCAGTGCATTAATTGATGGTGCCTAGATAGGAGATAACTTATTTTCCCTGCCACAATCACTATTAGACAGTCTGTATGCTGCTACATATTCttgctctctctctcttttttttttacatgtcTTTGACTTCATGTGAGTGTGGTTGTTTGTGGAGAAGTTGGTGGCTGATTGCATTAATGTAAGCGGTGCTCTTgttgtatgtgtatatatatgtatgtatatcttATATTCTTCAGTTTGTTTCTTTGTACACTAACAGGTAGCTGAAGATTTGTCTATTCTTTCATGCATCAAAGATAGATTTGCCTGCAAGAACATTCACACCCAATTGACATCATCAGAAATATCAAGTCCTTTCGAGAAGTTAGTAGCGTCTTCAAGTGCATTGATGGGCCCACTGAACTCTAAAGATTCAAATGCTGTTAACAGTGTTGAACCAAATAAGCTTTTAGCTTTAGATCATATTGTGCCACTGTTAAGTATTCAGAATGAATTCAAGGTGCCTGGAATACTTCTCCCTGAGATTTTAGAAAGTGAGAGTGAGAATAGGATTAGTGTCCCACCAGTTAGCCTTAGTGAATTAGCGTCACCACTAAGCCAATCTGTAAGTGTTGATCAGCTTGCAATAGGGGAGAGTGAACTGTTTGGTTTCTATTGCCTTAAGGAGGAATTGCAAGCTTATCCTGAATGTAATGCTTACAGAGTGGGAGAGTGCGGAGAAATCTTAGATGAAGTTATGAATCCTTACCCTGCTGGATACTTTCTTGAACCACTTGATATTGATGATGCCGATTTCCTTAATTTTCCCAATGAATGTGAATTGCAGAAAGAACTAGGAGCAGCGTTTGAAAGACAGAGCTGTGAGTATTTGTGGGAGTCATCTTTTTTGAGTGAGGATCTATTTAGAGATCACGTTGATGGCATTGAGCCGTCATTGTCTGTAAGAGGAGGTGATGCAGAGTATCTGTTGCAAGCTGTGGTGGGCCATGTATATGATGGTTCTATTGATATTCCTAATAGATATACTCATCTCATGGCATCTACTGGACAGCTTCCTGTATCTTCTCGACCTCAAAGTGTAAAGAGTGATTCAACTCCATCGAGCAGACTTACATCTCCTTCTGTTGGTGGGGCCAAATGTAATGCTAGTTCTAAAATATTGACTTCTTTCAAGAGTACAGTAAGCATGTTAACTGATGCTGAGAATCTGAGAAAAGATGGCTATTACACACAAtctagaaaaggaaaaaagcaGTCCAGCGTCAGCAAAAAAAGGGCTAGACCTGGTGATAACCCAAGGCCAAGGCCAAGGCCAAGGGATAGGCAGATGATCCAGGATCGGCTTAAGGAGCTTCGAGAACTTGTTCCAAATGGTGCTAAGGTCAGTATCCCGCTTCTGTTTCTAATATGTCTGTTTCCATCTATATTTTTTGTCCTTGTCAAATTAATCAACATACTTTTCTGACAAATTCAGTATAGCATTGATGCTCTCTTGGACCAAACTGTTAAACACATGCTGTATTTGAGGAGTGTTACCAACCAAGCTGAGAAATTGAGGCAATGGGTGCATCGTGAGGTATGTGAAATCCATGTTAGTAAGATTTAAATGTAATGGTTGCATCCTAAAATTTGCAAATATTAACCTTTGCCTATTCCCTCTccaaatatatactttttaccCTCATTTTCAATGGAAGTCGTACTCTTAGATATTTTCTTTGAGTTCAAGAGCCCTGGAGTAAATGTGAAAAATTTGCCATGTAGTTCCAGTGTCGCATGAATTCATGATTATGTGAAGTTAAAAGGAAATAGGAATTTCAAATTCACAGGTATCTGATCTCAAGAATACAAGGTCATCTCAAACCAAAGATGATTACCAAACTGGAACAAGCTGGGCTTTTGAGATTGGAGATGAACGGAAAGTATGCCCCATCGTTGTGGAAGATCTTCCATATCCAGGACACTTGCTCATAGAGGTTGGATCTTCGTGGCATAcacaatgaaaatttttaaaaagaaagaacttGAATGTTCATACATATTGGTTTTCAAACAAATCACTAATTTCGCTACTACATCCACTGCAGATGCTTTGCAATGAGTACGGTATGTTTCTTGAGATTGCTCAGGTGATTAGAAGCTTTAACTTAACAAT
The window above is part of the Gossypium raimondii isolate GPD5lz chromosome 9, ASM2569854v1, whole genome shotgun sequence genome. Proteins encoded here:
- the LOC105799823 gene encoding transcription factor EMB1444 isoform X2; translation: MANTALRQLLKSFCTNSLWKYAVLWRLRHRSPMVLTWEDGYCVYPIPRKSVESFSTDVYSNSENIPSHFEMSIRDGRYGEGYPIGLLVDHMPHLKYAWGEGFVGKVAYTGKHCWVSYDDIFAGKANSKLVPEYPEEWLLQFASGIKTIVLVPVLPHGVLQLGSLEMVAEDLSILSCIKDRFACKNIHTQLTSSEISSPFEKLVASSSALMGPLNSKDSNAVNSVEPNKLLALDHIVPLLSIQNEFKVPGILLPEILESESENRISVPPVSLSELASPLSQSVSVDQLAIGESELFGFYCLKEELQAYPECNAYRVGECGEILDEVMNPYPAGYFLEPLDIDDADFLNFPNECELQKELGAAFERQSCEYLWESSFLSEDLFRDHVDGIEPSLSVRGGDAEYLLQAVVGHVYDGSIDIPNRYTHLMASTGQLPVSSRPQSVKSDSTPSSRLTSPSVGGAKCNASSKILTSFKSTVSMLTDAENLRKDGYYTQSRKGKKQSSVSKKRARPGDNPRPRPRPRDRQMIQDRLKELRELVPNGAKYSIDALLDQTVKHMLYLRSVTNQAEKLRQWVHREEFQIHRYLISRIQGHLKPKMITKLEQAGLLRLEMNGKYAPSLWKIFHIQDTCS
- the LOC105799823 gene encoding transcription factor EMB1444 isoform X1, which gives rise to MANTALRQLLKSFCTNSLWKYAVLWRLRHRSPMVLTWEDGYCVYPIPRKSVESFSTDVYSNSENIPSHFEMSIRDGRYGEGYPIGLLVDHMPHLKYAWGEGFVGKVAYTGKHCWVSYDDIFAGKANSKLVPEYPEEWLLQFASGIKTIVLVPVLPHGVLQLGSLEMVAEDLSILSCIKDRFACKNIHTQLTSSEISSPFEKLVASSSALMGPLNSKDSNAVNSVEPNKLLALDHIVPLLSIQNEFKVPGILLPEILESESENRISVPPVSLSELASPLSQSVSVDQLAIGESELFGFYCLKEELQAYPECNAYRVGECGEILDEVMNPYPAGYFLEPLDIDDADFLNFPNECELQKELGAAFERQSCEYLWESSFLSEDLFRDHVDGIEPSLSVRGGDAEYLLQAVVGHVYDGSIDIPNRYTHLMASTGQLPVSSRPQSVKSDSTPSSRLTSPSVGGAKCNASSKILTSFKSTVSMLTDAENLRKDGYYTQSRKGKKQSSVSKKRARPGDNPRPRPRPRDRQMIQDRLKELRELVPNGAKYSIDALLDQTVKHMLYLRSVTNQAEKLRQWVHREVSDLKNTRSSQTKDDYQTGTSWAFEIGDERKVCPIVVEDLPYPGHLLIEMLCNEYGMFLEIAQVIRSFNLTILKGVTESCSNNTWAHFIVETSSGFHRLDIFWPLMNLLQRQRNPVSSKSER